A genomic window from Prunus persica cultivar Lovell chromosome G2, Prunus_persica_NCBIv2, whole genome shotgun sequence includes:
- the LOC18784654 gene encoding calcium-dependent protein kinase 26, which translates to MAVAKSNSSSAPSTCPCNCYEVQSLTSSVLDANQTANLKDRYILGEQLGWGQFGVIRACTDKLTGEVLACKSIAKDRLVTSDDVRSIKLEIEIMTRLSGHPNVVDLKAVYEEEEYVHLVMELCAGGELFHQLEKHGRFSESDARVLFRHLIQVVLYCHENGVVHRDLKPENILLATKASSSPIKLADFGLATYIKPGESLHGLVGSPFYIAPEVLAGSYNQAADVWSAGVILYILLSGMPPFWGKTKSRIFDAVRTADLRFPSDRWDRITESAKDLIRGMLSTDASRRLTAQQVLDHPWMSSQLSQCESVGCDNGSSFSTSFMSRSRDISFGTGSPSICDAQSPAFTCRSSFSSFMAEPFTPCIASSGFSFCGNGDSNGLEFSSPVPSMPSFAFFSPGSLVEESSCALEFSASISRVDAIHGETNAGKLLLLPNSLSFGLEAREMVNKPVEAKRTGGTIGSRTSAIHSKRNRTIGLGEREQLDFMVTESIIRWSSCTHLPTSLRSSLVC; encoded by the exons ATGGCTGTTGCCAAGAGCAACAGCAGCAGTGCACCATCAACATGCCCATGCAATTGTTACGAAGTCCAAAGCTTGACTTCCTCCGTTTTGGATGCAAACCAGACAGCAAATCTAAAAGATCGGTACATTCTTGGAGAGCAATTAGGTTGGGGGCAGTTTGGTGTTATTAGGGCGTGCACAGATAAGTTGACCGGAGAGGTGTTGGCATGCAAATCAATTGCTAAAGATCGATTAGTGACCTCAGATGATGTGCGAAGCATCAAGCTTGAGATTGAAATTATGACCAGGTTATCTGGACACCCAAATGTTGTAGATCTCAAGGCGGTGTATGAGGAGGAAGAGTATGTTCATTTGGTGATGGAGCTTTGTGCAGGAGGGGAGCTTTTCCACCAGTTAGAGAAGCATGGAAGATTCTCTGAGTCTGATGCCAGGGTTCTCTTTAGGCATCTGATTCAGGTAGTTTTATATTGTCATGAAAATGGGGTTGTTCATAGAGATTTGAAGCCAGAGAACATCCTATTGGCCACAAAAGCCTCCTCATCTCCAATTAAATTGGCAGATTTTGGTCTTGCAACGTACATCAAGCCTG GGGAAAGTTTGCATGGGTTAGTAGgcagtccattttatatagctCCTGAGGTACTTGCAGGGAGCTATAACCAGGCTGCGGATGTTTGGAGTGCAGGGGTTATTCTTTACATTCTTCTAAGTGGAATGCCACCATTTTGGGGAAAGACAAAATCACGGATATTTGATGCTGTTAGGACAGCTGATCTGAGGTTCCCATCTGATCGCTGGGATCGTATTACTGAATCAGCTAAGGATCTGATTAGAGGAATGCTCTCTACAGATGCTTCACGAAGGCTCACTGCTCAGCAGGTTTTAG ATCATCCTTGGATGAGTAGTCAACTGAGTCAGTGTGAAAGTGTAGGCTGTGACAATGGTAGCTCATTCTCTACCTCATTTATGTCCAGGAGTCGGGACATCAGCTTTGGGACTGGATCACCTAGTATATGTGATGCCCAGTCACCTGCATTTACTTGCAggtcatctttttcttctttcatggCGGAACCATTTACTCCATGCATAGCATCCAGTGGGTTTTCATTCTGCGGCAATGGTGATTCTAATGGTTTGGAATTCTCCTCGCCTGTTCCCTCAATGCCAAGCTTTGCATTCTTCAGCCCTGGCTCTTTGGTTGAGGAAAGTAGTTGTGCGTTAGAGTTCTCAGCCAGCATTTCCAGAGTAGACGCAATTCATGGAG AGACAAATGCAGGGAAGCTGCTCTTATTGCCAAATTCCCTTTCATTTGGACTTGAAGCTAGAGAAATGGTTAACAAACCAGTGGAAGCTAAAAGGACAGGTGGAACAATTGGATCCAGGACATCAGCTATTCACAGCAAGAGGAACCGTACAATCGGACTTGGTGAGCGTGAACAACTAGATTTCATGGTGACCGAATCAATCATTCGTTGGTCGTCATGCACACATCTTCCTACTTCTCTTAGATCTTCTCTTGTCTGTTAA
- the LOC18787055 gene encoding uncharacterized protein LOC18787055, translated as MGCRINNSNPPPVLWKFSTQRQRPITKTISFSSPSNSQNQQELAPITAATQTQHPKSKLYTVKFRTLSACKLGISIYPDFEYNAEGGKGTGSGAKVAESNLSDEVSVSFDLETLYIPPLKSATTRFLGLPLPPFLKIDIVPELFSGSINQESGQVDLEFEAKFWFSVGSIYKAAPLLVKTVLTSEESKGSIKSGKGKRLDEQGKCRLVGVATVDPIDDFLINSFLGLPTECLADLNAIISLS; from the exons ATGGGGTGCAGGATAAACAACTCAAATCCTCCTCCAGTTCTTTGGAAATTCTCAACACAAAGGCAAAGGCCTATAACAAAAACCATCTCCTTCTCTTCCCCTTCCAACAGTCAAAACCAACAAGAACTTGCTCCCATCACTGCAGCCACTCAAACCCAACACCCAAAATCGAAACTTTATACTGTTAAGTTCAGGACTTTGAGTGCCTGCAAGCTTGGCATATCCATATATCCAGACTTTGAATACAATGCTGAAGGTGGGAAGGGAACTGGGTCTGGTGCCAAGGTCGCAGAAAGCAACTTGAGCGATGAAGTTTCGGTGTCATTTGATCTTGAAACACTCTACATCCCACCATTGAAGAGTGCAACAACAAGGTTCTTGGGACTGCCATTGCCACCATTTTTAAAGATTGACATTGTCCCCGAGCTCTTCAGTGGGAGCATCAATCAAGAATCTGGCCAg GTTGATCTTGAATTCGAGGCAAAGTTCTGGTTTTCTGTAGGGAGTATCTATAAGGCGGCTCCGCTGCTGGTGAAAACGGTCTTGACATCTGAAGAATCAAAAGGATCAATAAAAAGTGGAAAAGGCAAGAGGTTGGATGAACAAGGAAAGTGCAGATTGGTTGGGGTGGCAACTGTTGATCCTATTGATGACTTTCTGATTAACTCCTTCCTTGGCCTACCCACTGAATGCCTTGCCGACCTCAATGCTATCATTTCCTTGTCTTAG
- the LOC18787574 gene encoding ABC transporter B family member 28 has translation MTSLTLPLPPTLVSTPSRTVKPQLALFSLIQSHPFPRFSHYRLPKPPPPKTITASFAYVSGPASDPIVSEPDPKIDGPDSKGQSPSVISWGLLLSLLLKHKLRLAISAFALIGCSACTLSMPIFSGRFFEVLIGRRPGPLWKLLSKVGVLYVLEPILTVIFVVNLNTIWEKVMSTLRAQIFGRVLIQKVEFFDRYKVGELTGLLTSDLGSIKSVVSENISRDRGFRALTEVIGTICILFALAPQLAPILAVLMLTVSILVAVYKRSTVPVFKAYGLAQASISDCVTETFSAIRTVRSFGGEKRQMLMFGRQVLAYQSSGIKLGTFKSLNESLTRVVVYISLMALYCLGGSKVKAGELSVGTVASFIGYTFTLTFAVQGLVNTFGDLRGTFAAVERINSVLSGVEIDESLAYGLEREMQQKKLLDENYRLFLIDGSSEKNQSVNTRYMSALKSASNISRLAWSGDVCLEDVHFSYPLRPDVEILNGLNLTLKCGTVTALVGPSGAGKSTIVQLLARFYEPNSGRITVAGEDVRTFDKSEWAQIVSLVNQEPVLFSVSVGENIAYGLPDDHVSKDDVIKAAKAANAHEFIISLPQGYDTLVGERGGLLSGGQRQRIAIARALLKNAPILILDEATSALDAISERLVQGALNHLMKRRTTLVIAHRLSTVQNAHQIALCSDGRIAELGTHSELLAKKGQYASLVGTQRLAFE, from the exons ATGACCTCTCTAACACTCCCTCTTCCCCCGACTCTCGTCTCAACGCCCAGCCGTACAGTCAAACCGCAACTCGCGCTGTTCTCTCTCATCCAATCACATCCCTTCCCGCGCTTCTCACACTATCGTCTCCCGAAGCCGCCGCCGCCAAAGACCATCACCGCCTCCTTCGCCTACGTGTCTGGGCCCGCCTCCGACCCGATTGTCAGCGAGCCCGACCCGAAAATCGATGGGCCGGACTCCAAGGGCCAGTCCCCGAGCGTGATTAGCTGGGGGCTCTTGTTGAGCCTTCTGCTCAAGCACAAACTCAGGCTCGCCATCTCGGCTTTCGCCCTCATTGGCTGCAGCGCTTGCACTCTCTCAATGCCCATATTTTCAG gGCGGTTTTTCGAAGTACTCATTGGGAGGAGGCCAGGGCCATTGTGGAAACTGCTGAGTAAAGTTGGTGTTTTGTATGTTTTGGAGCCAATTTTAACAGTAATTTTCGTTGTTAACCTGAATACTATTTGGGAAAAGGTTATGTCCACACTCAGAGCTCAGATTTTTGGAAGGGTTTTGATTCAAAAG GTCGAGTTTTTTGACCGTTACAAG GTTGGTGAACTGACGGGGTTGTTAACATCCGATTTGGGTTCTATTAAAAGCGTTGTGAGCGAAAACATTTCCAGGGACCGTGGATTCAGGGCACTTACTGAG GTTATCGGGACAATATGCATACTATTTGCTTTGGCTCCCCAACTTGCACCAATCCTGGCTGTGCTGATGCTCACCGTGTCTATTTTAGTTG CTGTATACAAGAGATCAACTGTGCCTGTTTTCAAGGCTTATGGATTAGCTCAAGCATCCATATCTGATTGTGTGACAGAAACATTTTCTGCCATACGCACT GTAAGATCCTTCGGTGGGGAAAAGCGCCAGATGTTAATGTTTGGCAGACAG GTGCTAGCTTACCAGAGCAGTGGAATAAAGCTCGGGACTTTTAAATCCCTTAATGAATCTTTGACTAGAGTTGTTGTTTATATATCTCTAATGGCCTTATATTGTCTTGGAGGAAGCAAAGTCAAGGCG GGTGAACTCTCTGTTGGAACTGTGGCTTCTTTTATTGGTTACACGTTCACATTAACTTTCGCT GTTCAAGGCCTGGTTAATACTTTTGGAGATCTTCGTGGAACTTTTGCTGCTGTGGAGAGGATTAACTCTGTTTTgtctggggtagaaattgatgaaTCCCTTGCTTATGGTTTAGAAAGGGAGAtgcaacaaaagaaattacTTGATGAAAATTACAGATTGTTCCTCATTGATGGTTCAAGTGAGAAAAATCAGTCAGTAAATACACGTTACATGTCAGCTCTGAAGTCAGCTAGTAACATTAGTCGCTTAGCGTGGTCTGGTGATGTTTGTCTTGAAG ATGTGCATTTCTCTTATCCCTTGAGACCtgatgttgaaattttaaatggtCTAAATCTAACGCTAAAATGTGGAACTGTAACTGCTCTAGTGGGCCCAAGCGGTGCAGGAAAAAGTACTATTGTGCAGCTATTGGCACGTTTCTATGAG CCAAATAGTGGTCGTATAACAGTTGCAGGAGAGGATGTCCGAACATTTGACAAGAGTGAATGGGCACAGATTGTCTCTTTAGTGAATCAA GAACCTGTTCTCTTTTCGGTGTCTGTTGGAGAAAATATTGCTTATGGGCTTCCAGATGATCATGTATCCAAGGATGACGTGATCAAGGCCGCAAAAGCTGCAAatgctcatgaatttattatttcacTTCCACAG ggTTATGATACACTAGTTGGTGAACGTGGAGGCCTACTTAGTGGTGGCCAGAGGCAG AGAATCGCTATTGCAAGAGCTCTGCTTAAGAATGCCCCAATCCTGATACTTGACGAG GCCACCAGTGCATTGGATGCAATTAGTGAGCGCCTAGTCCAGGGTGCACTGAACCATCTGATGAAGCGAAGGACAACATTGGTGATTGCTCACCGATTAAGCACGGTTCAGAATGCCCATCAAATTGCACTGTGTTCTGATGGGAGGATAGCAGAACTCGGTACACACTCCGAATTATTGGCTAAGAAAGGTCAATATGCTTCATTGGTTGGCACTCAAAGGCTGGCATTTGAATGA
- the LOC18787442 gene encoding post-GPI attachment to proteins factor 3 produces MAPLRCILFLAALCSLIPSLHASAGDADPIYKSCVVQCEKSGCVGEKCFQHCKFSSDGKPIDGPWYMQEPLYLRWKQWDCRSDCRYHCMLAREEEREKLGDKPVKYHGKWPFQRVYGIQEPVAVALSALNLAMQFHGWISFFILVYYKLPLNPNKRTYYEYTGLWHIYGILSMNSRFWSGVFHSRDVELTEKLDISSAVALLGFSLILALLRAFNVRDEAARVMVSAPLIAFVTTHVLYLNFYKLDYGLNMKVCMAMGIAQLLTWAVWAGVTRHPSRWKLWVVVAGGGLAMVFEIYDFPPYRGYIDALALWNAINIPLTYLWWSFVRDDAEFMTSALLKKAK; encoded by the exons ATGGCTCCGCTTCGTTGCATTCTCTTCCTCGCTGCACTCTGCTCTCTGATTCCTTCTCTTCACGCTAGCGCTGGCGATGCTGATCCGATTTACAA GTCTTGTGTGGTGCAGTGTGAAAAATCTGGATGTGTAGGAGAGAAATGCTTTCAACACTGTAAATTTTCATCTGATGGGAAACCTATTGATGGTCCATGGTACATGCAAGAACCGCTTTATTTGCGCTGGAAACAATGGGACTGCCGCAGTGACTGCAGGTATCACTGCATGCTTGCtagggaggaagagagagagaaacttggTGATAAGCCTGTCAAGTATCATGGAAAATGGCCATTTCAGCGTGTTTATGGCATCCAG GAACCTGTTGCTGTTGCTCTTTCTGCTCTCAATCTTGCCATGCAATTTCATGGTTGGATATCTTTTTTCATCCTTGTATACTACAAATTgcctttgaatccaaataagAGGACTTACTACGAATATACTGGCCTGTGGCACATCTATGGGATCTTATCAATGAACTCTAGGTTTTGGAGTGGTGTATTTCACAGCCG AGATGTGGAGTTAACAGAGAAGCTAGACATTTCTTCTGCTGTAGCACTACTTGGATTCTCACTCATTCTAGCATTACTTCGAGCTTTTAATGTGAGAGATGAGGCTGCCAGAGTCATGGTTTCTGCTCCGCTGATTGCATTCGTGACCACACACGTACTGTACCTGAACTTCTATAAACTTGATTACG GTTTGAACATGAAAGTGTGCATGGCCATGGGCATTGCTCAGCTTCTTACATGGGCAGTTTGGGCTGGTGTTACTCGACATCCGTCACGCTGGAAGTTgtgggtggtggtggcagGAGGAGGCCTTGCCATGGTCTTCGAGATATATGACTTCCCACCTTACCGGGGTTATATAGATGCGCTTGCTCTCTGGAATGCAATCAACATACCTCTTACATACCTTTGGTGGAGTTTTGTCAGGGATGATGCTGAGTTTATGACATCGGCCCTCCTGAAGAAAGCAAAGTAG